One Campylobacter concisus DNA segment encodes these proteins:
- a CDS encoding SPFH domain-containing protein, with product MQIEAFGVLVVVLVIFAFLFLKAGIKIVSQADNLLIERLGKFHKVLDGGFHIIIPFVDQIRAIITVKEQLVDITKQQVITKDNVNISVDGIVFLKVFDAKMAVYNVDNYKRAIANLAMTTLRGEIGAMNLDDTLSSRDRLNAALQVALGDAAGNWGVKIMRVEISEISVPLGIEEAMNMQMKAEREKRAIELKALAEKEALIRNAEALKQEKVLQAEAIERMADAKKYEQIAIATAQKEAMDMINDSMSKNANAAEFLLARDRVGAFSELAKNSSKDKILVPYEATELIGSLSVLKNFLAKDKA from the coding sequence ATGCAAATCGAAGCATTTGGCGTTTTAGTCGTAGTTCTGGTTATCTTTGCGTTCTTGTTTTTAAAGGCTGGCATCAAGATCGTCTCACAAGCTGATAATCTACTCATCGAGCGACTTGGTAAATTCCACAAAGTGCTTGATGGCGGATTTCACATAATCATCCCATTTGTCGATCAAATAAGAGCGATCATTACCGTAAAAGAGCAGCTTGTAGACATCACAAAACAGCAAGTCATCACAAAAGATAACGTAAATATAAGCGTCGATGGTATCGTCTTTTTAAAGGTGTTTGACGCAAAAATGGCGGTTTATAACGTAGATAACTATAAGCGTGCCATTGCAAATTTAGCCATGACTACGCTTCGTGGCGAGATAGGTGCTATGAATCTTGATGACACGCTAAGCTCACGTGACCGCCTAAATGCCGCACTTCAAGTAGCTCTTGGCGATGCAGCTGGCAACTGGGGTGTAAAGATCATGCGTGTAGAAATTTCTGAAATTTCTGTTCCACTTGGCATCGAAGAGGCGATGAATATGCAGATGAAAGCTGAGCGTGAAAAACGTGCGATCGAGCTAAAAGCCTTGGCTGAAAAAGAGGCACTAATACGCAACGCAGAGGCGCTAAAACAAGAAAAAGTACTTCAAGCAGAGGCTATAGAGCGTATGGCTGATGCGAAAAAATACGAGCAAATCGCCATAGCAACGGCTCAAAAAGAGGCTATGGATATGATAAATGATAGTATGAGCAAAAACGCAAATGCAGCAGAATTTTTGCTCGCGCGCGATAGAGTCGGGGCATTTAGCGAGCTAGCTAAAAATAGCTCAAAAGATAAAATTTTAGTCCCTTATGAAGCGACTGAACTAATTGGCTCTCTTAGCGTTTTGAAAAATTTTCTAGCTAAGGATAAGGCGTGA
- a CDS encoding dehypoxanthine futalosine cyclase has product MKRLSVNEAIDLIENAPLHELGKMALARKKELHPEGITTFIVDRNINYTNVCWVDCKFCAFYRHAKEEDAYVLSFEEIGKKIEELIAIGGTQILFQGGVHPKLKIEWYEELVGYISKHYPSITIHGFSAVEIDYIARVSKISTKEVLRRLNEKGLYSMPGAGAEILSDRVRDIIAPKKCDTADWLRIHKEAHELGMKTTATMMFGTVESTREIVEHWEHIRNLQDETAGFRAFILWSFQGLNTKLMQEFPEIKKQSSNVYLRLLAVSRLFLDNFKNIQSSWVTQGSYVGQLALLFGANDLGSTMMEENVVKAAGASFRMNQDQMIELIKDVGEIPAKRNTNYDILEKF; this is encoded by the coding sequence TTGAAAAGACTTAGTGTAAATGAAGCCATCGATCTTATAGAAAATGCACCGCTTCACGAGCTTGGCAAGATGGCGCTAGCTAGAAAAAAAGAGCTTCATCCAGAAGGCATTACGACCTTCATCGTAGATCGCAACATCAACTATACAAACGTCTGCTGGGTGGATTGTAAATTTTGCGCATTTTACCGCCACGCAAAAGAAGAGGACGCTTATGTGCTAAGTTTTGAGGAGATCGGCAAGAAGATCGAGGAGCTTATCGCCATTGGCGGCACGCAAATTTTATTTCAAGGTGGCGTTCATCCAAAGCTAAAGATCGAGTGGTACGAGGAGCTTGTCGGCTACATCAGCAAGCACTATCCAAGCATCACGATACATGGCTTCTCAGCCGTTGAGATCGACTACATCGCAAGAGTTTCAAAAATTTCTACAAAAGAGGTCTTAAGACGCCTAAACGAAAAGGGCCTATACTCGATGCCAGGGGCTGGAGCGGAAATTTTAAGCGACCGCGTGCGTGACATCATCGCCCCTAAAAAATGCGACACCGCAGACTGGCTTCGCATACACAAAGAGGCGCACGAGCTTGGCATGAAGACGACTGCGACGATGATGTTTGGCACGGTTGAGAGCACTCGTGAGATCGTAGAGCACTGGGAGCACATCAGAAATTTACAAGATGAAACGGCTGGGTTTAGGGCATTTATACTTTGGAGTTTTCAAGGGCTAAATACAAAGCTTATGCAAGAATTTCCAGAGATCAAAAAGCAAAGCTCAAATGTCTATCTAAGACTTCTTGCGGTTTCAAGGCTCTTTTTGGATAACTTTAAAAATATCCAAAGCAGCTGGGTCACGCAGGGCAGCTACGTTGGTCAGCTAGCGCTTCTTTTTGGCGCAAACGACCTTGGCTCGACCATGATGGAAGAAAATGTCGTAAAGGCCGCAGGGGCTAGCTTTAGGATGAATCAAGACCAGATGATCGAGCTTATAAAAGATGTCGGAGAAATTCCAGCCAAGCGTAACACAAACTACGATATTTTGGAGAAATTTTAG
- a CDS encoding FlhB-like flagellar biosynthesis protein, translated as MQVNKKKAVALGYNRSKDNAPRVLASGAGEIANRIIDLAKKHDIPIKEDPDLIEILSKVEVDQEIPPNLYKAVAEIFSFLYKITKK; from the coding sequence ATGCAAGTAAATAAGAAAAAAGCAGTAGCTCTTGGCTACAACAGGTCTAAAGACAATGCTCCAAGAGTGCTGGCTAGTGGCGCTGGCGAGATAGCAAATAGAATAATTGATCTAGCAAAAAAACATGATATACCGATCAAAGAGGATCCTGATCTTATTGAAATTTTAAGCAAGGTTGAAGTTGATCAAGAAATTCCACCAAATTTATATAAAGCTGTCGCTGAAATTTTTAGCTTTTTATATAAGATCACAAAGAAATGA
- a CDS encoding CheB methylesterase domain-containing protein — protein MAQKLILIGASTGGPGHLKKLLKNVKLNGAIIVIAQHMNKMFINSFAMQIGKECGLDVEILNERKILKENTVYVCEQNVVVSPNLPISAKPNTEEKTIYTPNVDVLFKSGVGICKSANVLAILLTGIGDDGASGLDKLYKAGAKCIAENEESAIVYGMPKRAKELNQSLKSLNLTMIKKELEDFLNAIN, from the coding sequence GTGGCACAAAAATTAATATTAATAGGGGCGTCTACTGGCGGGCCTGGGCATTTAAAAAAGTTATTAAAAAACGTAAAACTAAATGGAGCTATCATCGTGATAGCCCAGCACATGAATAAAATGTTTATAAACTCTTTTGCTATGCAAATCGGAAAAGAGTGTGGCTTGGATGTTGAAATTTTAAATGAGAGGAAAATTTTAAAAGAAAATACCGTATATGTCTGCGAACAAAATGTAGTGGTATCACCAAATTTACCAATCAGTGCAAAGCCAAATACAGAAGAAAAGACTATATATACGCCAAATGTTGATGTGTTGTTTAAATCTGGAGTCGGGATTTGCAAAAGCGCAAATGTCTTAGCTATCTTACTAACTGGTATCGGAGATGATGGTGCATCTGGGCTTGATAAGCTTTATAAGGCTGGAGCAAAATGTATAGCTGAAAATGAAGAGAGCGCGATAGTTTATGGTATGCCAAAACGTGCAAAAGAGCTAAATCAAAGCTTAAAATCATTAAATCTAACTATGATAAAAAAAGAGCTGGAGGATTTTTTAAATGCTATTAACTAA
- a CDS encoding CheR family methyltransferase: MLLTNDAKDTKTMQTNTSQDMDSFNEFMNVIKTLCGVDLEPKRDITLQRITIFIRDRQIKSFKDLVSMIRYNSSLRQDILNLVTVNETYFYRELPQLKDVIYYAKELGGARILCAPCSTGDESYSLAMLAYEMGFKQHEISIVGIDINSEAIASCQNGIFSERSLHRLSDFQKERFFTKVDDKFKIKKEILPRCEFKILNVFDDAIFNLGKFDIVLSRNMMIYFDDDFRLKCVERLHKLLKPDGRLYAGHADLVPYTPAYEKRFSNGTTYYLKK; this comes from the coding sequence ATGCTATTAACTAATGACGCGAAAGATACAAAAACAATGCAAACAAATACTTCACAAGATATGGATAGTTTTAATGAATTTATGAATGTTATCAAAACTCTTTGCGGAGTTGATCTGGAGCCAAAAAGAGATATTACGTTGCAGCGAATTACCATTTTTATTAGGGATCGCCAGATAAAAAGCTTTAAAGATCTTGTTTCAATGATAAGATATAACTCAAGCTTACGACAAGACATTTTAAATCTAGTAACTGTAAATGAGACTTATTTTTATAGAGAGTTACCTCAACTTAAAGATGTGATCTATTACGCAAAGGAGCTTGGAGGAGCTAGAATTTTATGTGCTCCTTGCTCTACTGGAGATGAGTCATATTCGCTCGCGATGCTTGCTTATGAGATGGGATTTAAACAGCATGAAATTTCAATCGTAGGTATAGATATAAACTCAGAAGCCATAGCAAGCTGTCAAAATGGTATTTTTAGTGAGAGGAGCTTGCATAGGTTAAGCGATTTTCAAAAAGAGAGATTTTTTACAAAAGTCGATGATAAATTTAAGATAAAAAAAGAAATTTTACCAAGGTGTGAGTTTAAAATTTTAAATGTTTTTGATGATGCTATTTTTAATCTAGGAAAATTTGATATCGTGCTTTCAAGAAATATGATGATCTATTTTGATGATGATTTTAGATTAAAATGTGTTGAGAGGCTTCATAAATTGCTTAAGCCAGATGGTAGGCTTTATGCTGGGCACGCCGATCTTGTGCCTTACACTCCAGCTTATGAAAAGCGCTTTTCAAATGGAACTACCTACTATTTGAAAAAATAA
- a CDS encoding MFS transporter: MKEYLKLLKEERNFRLLSIIQLICYFGVWFSHTGIFTLLIKLDAPVWAITLSAAMAFIPGVVIAPFSGILVDKFSPKPMLVIMMAVETISVFMLLFIDSLDFLWLLLLIIFVRNGTGGMYFQVEMSVLPKILSKENLKLANEIHSIIWAVSYTAGMGLAGVYIHFFGIKSAFLLDGILYILSFGFLYFLNLQGLKPEFIEKPLKMLKNGLVYLKENRLIVRLIFLHAFVGITAYDALIALLADYKYANLLSTSLIIGLLNTSRSISLMFAPAILSKFINKNTLIFVYIGQGLGIIIWALSLWNFYLSLIGIIFAGFFTSSLWSYTYTMLQQNCKKEFYGRVIAYNDMVFLGFSALISFVIGLLYDIGLSVEMIASFMGSLFFVGAFYYHIVLKSYKIR, from the coding sequence TTGAAAGAATATCTTAAACTTTTAAAAGAAGAGAGAAATTTTCGCCTCTTAAGCATCATTCAGCTTATATGCTATTTTGGCGTATGGTTTTCGCACACAGGTATTTTTACCCTTCTTATCAAGCTTGACGCTCCTGTTTGGGCGATCACGCTAAGTGCAGCGATGGCATTTATCCCAGGTGTTGTCATAGCTCCGTTTAGTGGAATTTTAGTTGATAAATTTAGCCCAAAACCAATGCTTGTCATCATGATGGCAGTTGAGACGATAAGCGTTTTTATGCTTCTTTTTATAGACTCACTTGATTTTTTATGGCTACTTTTACTCATCATTTTTGTTAGAAATGGCACTGGCGGAATGTATTTTCAAGTGGAAATGAGCGTACTGCCAAAAATTTTAAGCAAAGAAAATCTCAAACTCGCAAACGAGATCCACTCTATCATCTGGGCAGTCTCATACACCGCTGGCATGGGGCTTGCTGGAGTTTATATACACTTTTTTGGGATAAAAAGCGCCTTTTTGCTTGATGGCATACTATACATTCTTAGCTTTGGATTTTTATATTTTTTAAATTTGCAAGGTCTAAAGCCAGAATTTATAGAAAAGCCTCTAAAAATGCTAAAAAATGGCCTTGTGTATTTAAAAGAAAATAGACTCATCGTGCGTCTTATATTTTTGCACGCCTTTGTTGGCATTACCGCTTATGACGCATTGATCGCACTTTTGGCTGATTACAAATATGCAAATTTACTCTCGACATCATTAATTATAGGACTATTAAATACCTCAAGATCCATTTCGCTTATGTTTGCTCCAGCCATACTTAGTAAATTTATAAATAAAAATACGCTTATTTTCGTATATATCGGTCAAGGCCTTGGTATCATCATTTGGGCTTTATCGCTTTGGAATTTTTATCTATCGCTTATTGGCATTATATTTGCTGGGTTTTTCACATCAAGTCTTTGGAGCTACACCTATACAATGCTTCAGCAAAACTGTAAAAAAGAATTTTATGGCCGAGTGATTGCATATAACGATATGGTTTTTCTTGGCTTTAGCGCTCTCATTTCATTTGTCATTGGACTGCTTTATGATATTGGACTTAGCGTTGAGATGATTGCAAGTTTTATGGGAAGCCTCTTTTTTGTAGGGGCTTTTTACTATCACATCGTATTAAAAAGCTACAAAATAAGGTGA
- a CDS encoding copper resistance protein NlpE: MKNFIFALSAALLLAGCASSSQNANVPQGKCEVKGSCMAPVNSIEGTYKAFLPCASCMGIDSTLTLKKDGTFESVMNYKSKDNYKAVSKGKYSVKNGVITTIDEYKEKSFYKIEGENLKMLDMDQKEVTGELKDKYIFKRVK, from the coding sequence ATGAAAAATTTTATATTTGCACTAAGTGCGGCCCTACTTTTGGCAGGTTGTGCCTCATCTAGCCAAAACGCAAATGTCCCACAAGGCAAATGTGAAGTAAAAGGTAGCTGCATGGCTCCAGTAAACAGCATCGAGGGCACTTACAAGGCATTTTTACCTTGCGCTAGCTGCATGGGCATAGACTCAACCCTTACACTAAAAAAAGACGGCACATTTGAAAGTGTGATGAACTACAAGTCAAAAGACAACTACAAAGCCGTTAGCAAGGGCAAATACTCAGTCAAAAATGGTGTGATAACAACGATTGATGAGTATAAAGAAAAAAGCTTTTATAAAATAGAAGGCGAGAACCTAAAAATGCTAGATATGGATCAAAAAGAGGTCACTGGCGAGCTAAAAGATAAATACATCTTTAAACGCGTAAAATAA
- a CDS encoding copper resistance protein NlpE: MKYLFAILISFFILGCAKNENLEPQQNIQNTVKEDKPLVQANTPKKPEKLILPNSIYSSFHTILPCPNCEGIKTIITLNKDKTYTKTMLTMDKEVSLVEKNGTFDVDDSAIILKDENGNLSYFAPNKNSLLQLDDKKNKRVGVLAQIYNFEPVNKAYKDSFFAKFYKFKNKDNFLDIVIVPSKNGAKISFYSSLKNGSPLCEFSSELLYDKGIFYLLDEKGIALSIHRINNAIFLVANDKICKNAHISGRYKKDKDQKNLFGKGFFAELTNESANRDVIKIYGSKNIKRDNTKKENSYIVTSKSERIFEYTLLNGIITSIEIYSNEFKTPGNISLKSNFKDIKNSLVISKFSSDKNNIYLKIDSHDMLITLKNPLVKEVTSLNDIPDETKIEQITLMWNQ, encoded by the coding sequence ATGAAATATCTTTTTGCCATACTTATCTCATTTTTCATCCTTGGCTGCGCAAAAAATGAAAATTTAGAGCCACAACAAAACATACAAAATACAGTAAAAGAAGATAAACCGCTAGTTCAGGCAAATACACCCAAAAAGCCAGAAAAGCTAATACTTCCAAACTCAATTTATAGTAGTTTTCACACTATTTTGCCTTGCCCAAACTGCGAAGGCATAAAAACTATCATTACGCTAAATAAAGATAAAACCTACACAAAAACAATGCTTACTATGGATAAAGAAGTAAGCTTAGTTGAAAAAAATGGCACATTTGATGTTGATGATAGTGCTATCATTTTAAAAGATGAAAATGGCAATCTTAGCTACTTCGCACCAAATAAAAACTCACTTCTTCAACTTGATGACAAGAAAAATAAGCGAGTTGGCGTGCTAGCTCAAATTTATAATTTTGAACCGGTAAATAAAGCTTACAAAGATAGTTTTTTTGCTAAATTTTATAAATTTAAAAACAAAGATAACTTTTTAGACATTGTAATCGTGCCAAGTAAAAATGGCGCAAAAATAAGTTTTTATTCATCGTTAAAAAATGGCTCGCCACTTTGCGAGTTTAGCTCTGAGCTACTTTACGACAAAGGAATTTTTTACCTTTTAGATGAAAAAGGAATTGCTCTAAGCATACACAGGATAAATAATGCAATTTTTCTAGTAGCAAACGATAAAATTTGTAAAAATGCTCACATAAGCGGACGATATAAAAAAGATAAAGATCAAAAAAATCTCTTTGGCAAAGGCTTTTTTGCAGAGCTGACAAACGAATCAGCAAATAGAGATGTGATAAAAATTTATGGCTCAAAAAACATAAAACGAGATAACACAAAAAAAGAAAACAGCTACATCGTAACAAGTAAAAGTGAAAGAATTTTTGAATACACCTTGCTAAATGGCATTATCACAAGCATTGAAATTTACTCAAACGAGTTTAAAACTCCAGGAAATATCAGCCTTAAATCAAATTTCAAAGATATAAAAAATTCTCTTGTTATTTCTAAATTTAGTAGTGACAAAAACAATATCTATCTAAAAATAGATAGCCACGATATGCTAATCACACTAAAAAATCCACTTGTCAAAGAGGTAACAAGTCTAAACGATATCCCAGATGAAACAAAGATAGAGCAAATAACGCTAATGTGGAATCAATAA
- the fliK gene encoding flagellar hook-length control protein FliK, translating to MNISNTSVQTGQNTTQNVPVRKNEGSLFKKQPSVQTPNEQSISETLDNVGKLVARVLDDLKSASSLSKAEQILSQAKDTKIAPNLASELSDLAKSLEAEATQNESPEIKNLALKLKEFLKPIADLKAGSLNDQIKNSGVMLEANLKDALSPEKLPSSVQKLLSDIKNLSSGNLLNQILTLNDEKLDNQNSFSKLASILEKASNDAKNILDNSSIKTLLKDVDKLDSVVKFLDKNFSKDQNGELVKNQIGKMQNFISNLSEKVASLANEKLNQNFGFSQNHKELKTILDSIKNDLKTLNNIGDEAGLVKAFNEMSDVSKDGSLQDKLQSAARRLAHSLSLADAKASLAKNELSESKALLKQLNLATNDINNITTKNSSEISKVLSQDIKSTLLNISEKSQNPQSVNAANKMISQIEMHQMISSLQGGIQTYMPYIWDGVEGGNIAFKQGKKDKFYAQIDLNFKKFGQINVMVGLIDKRYIDLSVATQTNEFKELILSNSSELKQAISKLGLIVSNFNIKTLSKVKLNDRFKKFGGLDVGFDKKI from the coding sequence TTGAATATATCAAATACCTCGGTTCAAACCGGACAAAATACTACTCAAAATGTGCCAGTTCGTAAAAATGAAGGCTCGCTTTTTAAAAAACAGCCAAGCGTACAAACGCCTAATGAGCAGAGCATTTCAGAGACACTTGATAATGTTGGAAAACTCGTTGCAAGAGTGCTTGATGATCTAAAAAGTGCTTCAAGTCTTAGCAAGGCTGAACAAATTTTATCTCAGGCAAAAGATACGAAAATCGCTCCAAATTTAGCCAGCGAGCTATCAGACCTTGCAAAAAGTTTAGAAGCAGAAGCAACGCAAAATGAAAGCCCTGAGATAAAGAACCTTGCACTAAAGCTAAAAGAATTTCTAAAACCAATAGCTGATTTAAAAGCCGGCTCACTAAATGATCAGATCAAAAACTCAGGCGTAATGCTTGAAGCAAATTTAAAAGACGCACTTAGCCCAGAAAAGCTTCCAAGCTCGGTTCAGAAGCTGCTAAGCGATATAAAAAATCTCTCAAGCGGGAATTTGCTAAATCAAATTTTAACCCTAAATGATGAAAAATTAGACAATCAAAACTCTTTTTCAAAACTTGCTTCTATACTTGAAAAAGCGAGCAATGACGCAAAAAATATCCTTGATAACTCAAGCATAAAAACCCTTTTAAAAGATGTTGATAAACTTGATAGTGTGGTTAAATTTTTAGATAAAAATTTTTCAAAAGATCAAAATGGCGAGCTAGTAAAAAATCAAATAGGCAAAATGCAAAATTTCATCTCAAATTTAAGCGAGAAAGTCGCAAGCCTAGCAAATGAAAAGCTAAATCAAAATTTTGGTTTTAGCCAAAATCACAAAGAACTAAAAACTATCCTTGATAGCATAAAAAACGATCTAAAAACGCTAAATAATATAGGCGATGAAGCAGGGCTTGTAAAAGCGTTTAATGAGATGAGCGATGTTTCAAAGGATGGTAGCTTGCAAGATAAGCTCCAAAGTGCGGCGAGGCGTCTTGCTCATAGCCTAAGTCTTGCTGATGCTAAGGCAAGTTTGGCTAAAAATGAGCTAAGTGAGAGCAAGGCGCTTTTAAAGCAGTTAAATCTCGCCACAAACGATATAAATAACATTACGACTAAAAATAGCAGCGAAATTTCAAAAGTGCTAAGCCAAGATATAAAAAGCACGCTTTTAAATATCAGTGAAAAGAGTCAAAACCCGCAAAGCGTAAATGCCGCAAATAAGATGATTTCACAGATTGAGATGCATCAAATGATATCAAGCCTTCAAGGCGGGATTCAAACTTATATGCCTTATATTTGGGACGGCGTTGAGGGTGGAAATATCGCATTTAAGCAAGGCAAAAAGGATAAATTTTACGCTCAGATCGATCTAAATTTTAAGAAATTTGGACAGATAAATGTGATGGTTGGACTTATTGATAAAAGATACATCGATCTCTCGGTAGCTACGCAAACAAATGAGTTTAAGGAGCTAATCCTTTCAAACTCTAGTGAATTAAAACAAGCAATATCAAAGCTTGGGCTTATAGTTTCAAACTTTAATATCAAAACTTTGTCAAAAGTAAAGCTAAATGATAGATTTAAAAAATTTGGTGGCCTTGATGTGGGCTTTGATAAGAAAATTTAA
- a CDS encoding NfeD family protein, with amino-acid sequence MISPFIMIAIGVVLCITEFIFFSFYLLFFGIAFIVVGAINFGFSFAWSYQILITAAIAIVLLVLLKAPLKSKFMSRKESFNEEFLDEAGVGEIRENMVYFKGTLWKYDGNLANGEKVTVLGAKGDKVILK; translated from the coding sequence GTGATCAGCCCTTTTATAATGATAGCAATCGGTGTAGTTTTATGCATCACCGAGTTTATCTTTTTCTCATTTTATTTGCTATTTTTTGGCATAGCTTTTATCGTAGTTGGAGCTATAAATTTTGGTTTTAGTTTTGCTTGGAGCTATCAAATTTTAATTACAGCAGCGATTGCGATCGTGCTCCTTGTGCTTTTAAAAGCGCCGTTAAAGAGTAAATTTATGTCCAGAAAAGAGAGTTTTAACGAGGAATTTTTAGACGAAGCCGGAGTTGGTGAGATCAGAGAAAATATGGTCTATTTTAAAGGCACTCTTTGGAAATATGACGGAAATTTAGCTAACGGAGAGAAGGTGACGGTTCTTGGCGCCAAAGGTGACAAGGTGATATTAAAATAA
- a CDS encoding M16 family metallopeptidase — protein sequence MKILDINVKNVKIPVVFESSKAMPVVSLKLVFKAAGSSQNGKLAGLARLSANLLNEGDMKLGSAKFAKELEVRAISLNASCGFEIFCIELNCLKEHFAFACGKLKELISAPNLTDEILNRCKTVTLGEIAANENDFDYLARQGLFELLYPKSVLSLPSIGTKKSIKAITLEDVRKFLNEHLDLSNLLCVLGGDIDEKQTKELAGVLEILKPGKVRNLERFSPSDKCESSEIIRQSEQAYIYFGAPFNVRPEEKYKAAVATFILGEGGFGSRLMEEIRVKRGLAYSAYARNLLNLSYSQLYGYMQTKNEKKDEAIAVIKEEILKFSKKGVSKAELEQAKKFLLGSLPLRLETLFKRLDIAQGEFYEHGELGAFLKDLDKISALSLSELNSFIKAHAEINQLSFCVLKNEI from the coding sequence ATGAAAATTTTAGATATCAATGTAAAAAATGTAAAAATTCCAGTCGTTTTTGAAAGCTCAAAAGCGATGCCAGTAGTGAGCCTAAAACTAGTTTTTAAAGCAGCTGGTAGCTCGCAAAATGGCAAGCTAGCAGGCCTTGCAAGGCTAAGTGCAAATTTACTAAACGAGGGCGATATGAAGCTAGGCTCGGCCAAATTTGCTAAAGAGCTTGAAGTGCGGGCGATCAGCCTAAATGCAAGCTGCGGCTTTGAGATATTTTGCATCGAACTAAACTGCCTAAAAGAGCACTTTGCCTTTGCGTGCGGCAAACTAAAAGAGCTTATAAGCGCTCCAAATTTAACTGATGAAATTTTAAATAGGTGCAAAACCGTCACACTTGGCGAGATCGCAGCAAACGAAAACGACTTTGACTACTTAGCAAGGCAAGGACTCTTTGAGCTTTTATACCCAAAAAGCGTGCTCTCTCTGCCAAGTATCGGCACGAAAAAGAGCATTAAAGCTATAACGCTTGAAGATGTGAGGAAATTTTTAAACGAGCATTTAGACCTTTCAAATTTACTTTGCGTGCTAGGCGGTGACATCGATGAGAAGCAGACAAAAGAGCTAGCTGGAGTTTTAGAAATACTAAAACCTGGCAAGGTGCGAAATCTAGAGCGCTTTAGTCCAAGCGACAAGTGCGAAAGTAGCGAGATCATCAGGCAAAGCGAGCAGGCATACATCTACTTTGGCGCGCCATTTAACGTAAGACCTGAGGAGAAATACAAAGCCGCAGTGGCGACATTTATCCTAGGCGAGGGTGGCTTTGGCTCAAGGCTCATGGAGGAGATCCGCGTGAAAAGAGGGCTTGCATATAGCGCCTACGCTAGAAATTTGCTAAATCTCTCTTACAGTCAGCTATACGGCTACATGCAGACAAAAAATGAGAAAAAAGATGAAGCTATCGCCGTTATAAAAGAGGAAATTTTAAAATTTAGTAAAAAAGGCGTTAGCAAGGCCGAGCTTGAGCAGGCGAAGAAATTTTTACTTGGCTCGTTGCCGCTTAGACTTGAAACGCTATTTAAGCGCCTTGACATCGCGCAGGGCGAGTTTTATGAGCATGGTGAGCTTGGGGCATTTTTAAAGGACCTTGATAAAATTTCAGCCCTTTCGCTAAGCGAGCTAAATAGCTTCATAAAAGCCCACGCAGAGATCAATCAGCTAAGTTTTTGCGTCTTAAAAAATGAAATTTGA